The following coding sequences lie in one Agrobacterium vitis genomic window:
- a CDS encoding SDR family oxidoreductase: protein MWELDGKAILVTGASGGIGGATVKKLKEAGARVYAAGRSRDELEKLAAQTGCETLIFDLTSEDEIRRAIEDLALWGVVNCGGFGGEIATPQETAISIFDKAIAINVRGALLVTKYASRSMIKEGKGGSIVNVSSQAALAALPGHVSYASSKAALDSITRVSALELGKYKIRVNSVNPTVVMTEMSAFYWGRPEIGEPFLQKMPLGRWATVDDIAKPIRFLLSEEASMITGVSLPIDGGFTAC from the coding sequence ATGTGGGAACTTGATGGGAAAGCAATCCTCGTCACCGGTGCCAGCGGTGGAATCGGCGGCGCGACGGTGAAAAAGCTGAAAGAAGCCGGGGCCAGGGTCTATGCAGCCGGAAGGTCACGAGACGAGCTTGAAAAGCTGGCCGCGCAAACCGGTTGTGAAACGTTGATTTTCGATCTCACCTCGGAGGACGAAATTCGCAGGGCAATAGAGGATTTGGCGTTGTGGGGGGTGGTGAACTGCGGTGGCTTTGGCGGCGAAATCGCCACCCCGCAGGAAACCGCCATTTCTATCTTCGACAAAGCCATTGCCATCAATGTGAGAGGCGCGCTTCTCGTCACCAAATACGCATCGCGCTCAATGATCAAAGAAGGGAAGGGCGGGTCGATCGTCAATGTCTCGAGCCAGGCAGCACTGGCGGCATTGCCGGGCCATGTCTCCTATGCGTCTTCCAAAGCGGCACTGGATAGCATTACCCGTGTCAGCGCGCTTGAACTTGGCAAATACAAAATTCGGGTCAATAGCGTCAATCCCACCGTGGTCATGACGGAGATGTCCGCATTTTATTGGGGCCGCCCGGAGATCGGCGAACCCTTCCTGCAAAAAATGCCGTTGGGACGGTGGGCGACCGTCGATGACATCGCAAAGCCGATCCGCTTCTTGTTGAGTGAGGAGGCGTCAATGATCACCGGTGTCTCTCTCCCAATTGACGGTGGCTTTACGGCCTGTTGA
- a CDS encoding ATP-binding cassette domain-containing protein: MLSNVAPLLEVRNFSRYFGAVKALDNCSLTVGAGEVVALAGDNGAGKTTMIKAISGVYSPTSGEILIDGCPVAFSSPQDAREKGIETIYQDLALADNLSIGANIFLGREPMKRAFGFLPVLDRKAMAKAAADTMALLDFHVKRLDAPVSNFSGGQRQAVAIGRAVYWNAKILIMDEPTAALGVPEQRKVVALIKSLKAQGRGVIFISHNLQDIFAVSDRIVVLRRGIVAGTRNIADTNHDEIVKLMIGG, translated from the coding sequence ATGCTGAGTAATGTCGCACCCCTTCTCGAAGTCCGCAATTTTTCCCGGTATTTCGGCGCGGTGAAAGCCCTTGATAATTGCTCGCTGACGGTCGGTGCCGGTGAGGTCGTTGCCTTGGCAGGCGACAATGGTGCTGGAAAAACCACCATGATCAAGGCGATCTCGGGTGTCTATTCGCCGACATCGGGTGAAATTCTGATCGATGGCTGCCCGGTTGCTTTTTCCTCGCCCCAGGATGCGCGTGAAAAAGGGATCGAGACGATCTATCAGGACCTGGCGCTTGCCGATAATCTTTCGATTGGCGCAAATATTTTTCTTGGCCGTGAGCCAATGAAACGCGCTTTCGGCTTTCTTCCCGTCCTCGATCGGAAGGCGATGGCCAAGGCCGCAGCCGATACCATGGCGCTTCTCGACTTTCATGTGAAGCGATTGGATGCACCGGTCAGCAACTTTTCAGGCGGACAGCGCCAGGCGGTGGCAATCGGTCGGGCCGTTTACTGGAATGCCAAGATCCTGATCATGGACGAACCGACAGCGGCGCTGGGCGTGCCGGAGCAGCGTAAAGTTGTTGCGCTGATCAAATCGCTGAAAGCCCAGGGCAGGGGCGTTATTTTCATCTCCCATAACCTCCAGGACATATTCGCGGTATCGGACCGTATCGTTGTCCTGAGACGGGGTATTGTCGCGGGAACGCGCAATATTGCCGATACCAACCACGACGAAATCGTCAAGCTGATGATTGGTGGGTAA
- a CDS encoding ABC transporter permease subunit: MAPENTHAVAPQADHADVTKTIVQRIAQLRAWVFLAALIVIFEIWAQTDFGGTFVGSPFNWQSVAVFAVAPLLLAIGQTFVIISGGIDLSAGFIMGLAAVVAAHATNYFGVFMPLPAAMVCGILVAILAATIPGIINGLLISRLNVPPFIGTLGMFGVARGAAFLLAGGTTVPVKNSYFAMLGNGRIEGIPYLVLVTAVFVLLMHYILSQTRFGQHNYAIGANAQASRRAGIDIKGHILRLYILSSVCAGLGGALYAARFTAGAAQAGEPLLLDSVAAVVIGGASLFGGSGTIIGTVAGALVIAVIQYGLVFMNVEPFWQFIAVGVVIIISVLIDQAQRRFSGVKHAE, from the coding sequence ATGGCGCCCGAGAACACCCACGCCGTCGCACCTCAGGCAGACCATGCCGACGTCACAAAGACGATCGTGCAGCGTATCGCTCAGTTGCGGGCGTGGGTCTTTCTGGCTGCACTTATTGTGATCTTCGAGATTTGGGCGCAGACAGATTTTGGAGGGACGTTCGTTGGTTCACCCTTCAATTGGCAATCTGTCGCGGTCTTTGCCGTTGCGCCTCTTCTTTTGGCAATCGGCCAGACCTTCGTCATCATCTCTGGCGGCATCGATCTTTCTGCGGGTTTCATCATGGGGCTTGCGGCGGTCGTCGCTGCCCACGCCACCAATTATTTCGGGGTCTTCATGCCTTTGCCGGCTGCGATGGTGTGCGGCATCCTCGTCGCCATCCTCGCCGCGACAATTCCAGGCATCATCAACGGGTTGCTGATTTCCAGGCTCAACGTGCCCCCTTTTATCGGCACACTTGGCATGTTCGGTGTTGCCAGAGGCGCGGCTTTCCTTCTGGCCGGAGGAACAACGGTACCTGTCAAGAACTCCTACTTCGCGATGTTGGGAAATGGACGGATAGAGGGCATACCGTATCTCGTTCTGGTAACCGCCGTTTTCGTGCTGTTGATGCATTACATTCTCAGCCAGACACGCTTTGGCCAGCATAATTACGCGATTGGCGCCAATGCCCAGGCATCACGCCGGGCAGGTATCGATATCAAAGGCCATATTTTGCGACTTTATATCCTGTCTTCGGTCTGTGCAGGCCTTGGCGGCGCGTTATATGCGGCGCGCTTCACGGCGGGCGCTGCCCAGGCCGGAGAACCCTTGCTTCTCGACAGCGTGGCTGCCGTCGTAATTGGCGGCGCCAGCCTGTTTGGAGGCTCGGGAACAATCATCGGAACGGTGGCGGGAGCCCTGGTCATTGCGGTCATCCAGTACGGCCTGGTTTTCATGAATGTTGAGCCATTCTGGCAGTTCATTGCCGTTGGCGTCGTTATCATCATCTCCGTTCTTATCGACCAGGCGCAACGCCGCTTCAGTGGAGTCAAACATGCTGAGTAA
- a CDS encoding ABC transporter substrate-binding protein — MERRRFLQSATAIALSAPAVLTVTRAQAENKKFRIALIPGLTTDAFYITMHKGAEAAAAAIGAQIIFQGAPDFNPVTQVPVLDAVIAKKPDAILIAPTDTTQLVQPLKKAADAGIPLITVDTFIGTGDYQTGAGDGDFPLSYIASDNVLGGEIAARSLALAIGDKGKVYVSNVKPGVSTTDQREQGFKSEMAKHPGITVLETQFNDNDANKAASQLQAVYARNPDLAGVFGANLFSGLGSANGVQQAGQSGTIKVVAFDAPGSVVDNLKSGLIDFAIAQHPAEIGYYGVISAYAHLTGQSIPTKIGTGFTVINKSNVTDPAVARFIYAE; from the coding sequence ATGGAACGTCGGCGTTTTCTTCAATCTGCGACCGCGATTGCCTTGTCCGCACCGGCTGTTTTGACGGTTACGCGTGCTCAGGCCGAAAATAAAAAATTCAGAATTGCGCTGATTCCAGGTCTGACCACCGATGCATTTTATATCACGATGCATAAGGGCGCAGAAGCCGCGGCCGCTGCCATCGGCGCACAGATTATTTTTCAAGGCGCTCCAGATTTCAACCCTGTTACACAGGTTCCGGTTCTTGATGCGGTCATTGCGAAAAAGCCGGATGCCATTCTCATCGCACCCACCGATACCACACAGTTGGTGCAGCCGTTGAAAAAGGCTGCGGATGCGGGCATTCCGCTGATCACGGTCGATACATTCATCGGGACTGGTGACTATCAAACAGGCGCAGGGGACGGGGACTTTCCGTTGTCCTATATCGCATCGGACAATGTTCTGGGCGGCGAAATTGCAGCGCGCTCTCTGGCGTTGGCCATTGGTGACAAAGGCAAGGTCTATGTCTCCAACGTTAAGCCAGGAGTTTCGACAACGGACCAGCGAGAGCAAGGGTTCAAATCCGAGATGGCCAAACATCCCGGCATCACGGTTCTCGAAACGCAGTTCAATGACAATGACGCTAACAAGGCCGCATCTCAGCTCCAGGCGGTCTACGCCCGCAATCCAGATTTGGCCGGTGTATTTGGTGCCAATCTGTTTTCCGGGCTTGGATCGGCGAACGGTGTCCAGCAGGCTGGCCAATCCGGTACAATCAAGGTTGTGGCTTTCGATGCGCCAGGGTCAGTGGTGGATAATCTGAAATCCGGCCTTATCGATTTTGCAATCGCCCAGCATCCTGCGGAAATCGGCTATTACGGGGTGATCTCCGCCTATGCTCACCTGACCGGGCAGTCCATCCCAACCAAGATTGGGACTGGCTTTACTGTCATTAACAAGAGCAACGTGACTGATCCAGCCGTCGCTCGGTTCATCTACGCTGAATAG
- a CDS encoding sugar-binding transcriptional regulator codes for MVAKLHYEADMSQVEIARKLGISTATVSRLLQRARVLGIVKIEVLDLVSPAGLTQELIEALSLKRAAVIDTPSTGVLGALAKPLGDLLKEEGLAAGSVIGIGWGRAIREVIAAGLPRIPGIIAVALNGGLQQSAPHFQISEFVRQAADQLGGSAHFLHAPYLSSAELKDAFLADAFVQETTKLWDRLDCAIVGIGLPHAINPPEASAATVNERAIGGAVGDVIRHYVDINGKLLSWDGEERMIAASSQQLCKAKLSIGVAATVEKAAGIIGAVRSGMINSLVTDANTCIAILNLLQQDAPSQGAEKQTKAKKK; via the coding sequence ATGGTCGCAAAGCTGCATTACGAAGCGGACATGTCTCAGGTTGAGATCGCGCGCAAGCTTGGAATCTCGACCGCGACCGTCTCCCGTTTGCTTCAACGGGCAAGGGTGCTTGGGATCGTCAAGATCGAGGTGCTTGACCTTGTCTCGCCCGCCGGTCTGACCCAGGAACTGATCGAAGCGCTGTCCCTGAAGAGGGCGGCGGTGATCGATACCCCATCGACAGGTGTTCTGGGTGCGCTGGCAAAGCCGCTGGGCGATCTGCTCAAGGAAGAAGGCCTGGCCGCAGGGTCGGTCATCGGCATCGGTTGGGGTCGTGCCATACGTGAGGTTATTGCCGCTGGCTTGCCGCGTATTCCTGGCATTATCGCCGTTGCGTTGAACGGTGGTCTCCAGCAATCAGCGCCGCATTTCCAGATTAGCGAATTTGTCCGCCAGGCTGCCGATCAGTTGGGTGGCAGCGCCCATTTTCTGCATGCGCCTTATCTTTCCTCCGCCGAATTGAAGGATGCCTTTCTTGCCGATGCATTTGTGCAGGAAACGACGAAACTTTGGGATCGCCTGGATTGCGCGATTGTCGGCATAGGGCTGCCGCATGCCATCAATCCGCCTGAGGCGAGTGCTGCAACAGTGAATGAGCGCGCCATTGGAGGCGCGGTTGGTGACGTCATCAGGCACTATGTCGATATCAACGGCAAGCTTTTGTCCTGGGATGGGGAAGAGCGAATGATTGCGGCATCCAGCCAGCAGCTTTGCAAGGCCAAACTGTCTATCGGTGTGGCCGCGACCGTTGAAAAAGCGGCTGGAATCATCGGCGCCGTCCGTTCCGGAATGATCAATTCCCTGGTCACCGACGCCAATACCTGCATCGCAATTCTCAATCTTCTCCAGCAAGATGCGCCTTCCCAGGGGGCGGAGAAACAAACGAAAGCGAAAAAGAAATAA
- a CDS encoding tagatose-bisphosphate aldolase — MTAMTTAERRGYHQICNGSGSMMVIACDQRGGMRSILAATPEEQAKIGNDILGETKADIARYLASHAGCVLVDPVCAVPGLIDNDILPRDTALLIGIDASGWDTSPEGYRISKMVEGVDARRVRALGATGGKIMVYLRMDTPAANVANLETLKRTIEDFAREDFLLVVEFLTYQLEGESREDYQAKIPQLIVEGSRACLELGSKVLKIPYPGSENACAEVTKVAGEVPWAVLSAGVDHETFLLQVEAAMKNGASGVIAGRSLWKDCIDLDRNISKEKLSTIAVSRLHDIQDIIGRYRNKQRVAA, encoded by the coding sequence ATGACGGCAATGACAACGGCAGAAAGACGCGGATACCATCAAATTTGCAACGGTAGCGGATCCATGATGGTTATTGCATGCGACCAGCGCGGCGGCATGCGATCCATTCTTGCCGCGACACCCGAAGAACAGGCAAAGATCGGCAACGACATTCTTGGTGAAACCAAGGCCGATATCGCCCGCTATCTGGCCTCTCATGCCGGCTGCGTGCTCGTCGATCCGGTCTGTGCGGTGCCCGGGTTGATCGATAACGATATCCTTCCCAGGGATACGGCACTTCTAATCGGTATCGATGCCTCCGGATGGGACACGTCACCAGAAGGCTATCGCATTTCCAAGATGGTGGAAGGTGTCGATGCACGGCGCGTTCGCGCCCTTGGGGCCACCGGTGGCAAGATCATGGTCTACCTGCGGATGGATACCCCGGCAGCCAATGTTGCAAACCTTGAAACCCTGAAGAGGACCATAGAGGATTTCGCCCGCGAGGACTTTCTTCTGGTCGTTGAATTCCTGACCTACCAGCTTGAAGGCGAAAGCCGTGAAGACTATCAGGCCAAGATTCCGCAGCTTATCGTCGAAGGCTCACGCGCCTGCCTGGAACTGGGGTCCAAAGTTCTGAAAATTCCTTATCCCGGCTCTGAAAATGCCTGCGCCGAAGTCACGAAGGTTGCCGGTGAGGTCCCTTGGGCCGTTCTTTCGGCGGGTGTCGACCATGAAACCTTCCTTCTCCAGGTCGAGGCTGCCATGAAGAACGGGGCCTCCGGCGTCATCGCTGGCCGCTCCCTTTGGAAAGACTGCATCGACCTCGATCGAAATATCTCGAAAGAGAAGCTTTCGACAATTGCCGTGTCCCGATTGCATGATATTCAAGACATTATCGGGCGCTATCGCAACAAGCAGAGAGTTGCGGCGTAA
- a CDS encoding ROK family protein, with amino-acid sequence MSLPLFSIGIDVGGTNMRAAQISPKGEIIRKTSVTGSRDPSKAVTLIKSLIHEMDGERATAIGIGIPGRVDGWTGEIISGGFLNLSGCDLQSEMSATSGRPVTVANDCSMALIGEARVGAARGMNSSVMLTIGTGIGGAVMENGRIVNGRRCAGQLGHLVVNLHGQPCPCGQRGCIETESSGTALQRHLREAGYAPETRFEAILAFAESGDKVALQVMTAWAAPLKSAINTLSAAFDPDVVLLGGGMGRAALAALNFLPRSETWYEADIRGARLDDDAGVIGCGLAAFDLLNADHPGKPAHGKRLVMVNGVPASGKSAISHKIAGETGWQVLSLDKIKNPFLELIDDVDRPFNRLLGRASYKSIFSIIRDAAPGTTFIVDAWFGFQPADVLKEHIAMAGITQIVELWCHAPAETIGERYRSRLENRLPGHPGASYIPELIELAQRAEPIGLAPVLDIDTTQPKDAKAILDWMVKAFEN; translated from the coding sequence ATGTCTCTTCCATTGTTTTCTATCGGCATCGACGTCGGCGGAACCAACATGCGTGCGGCACAGATTTCGCCGAAAGGCGAAATCATCCGTAAGACGTCGGTTACAGGCAGCCGCGACCCCTCCAAGGCTGTCACTCTTATAAAGAGCCTGATCCACGAGATGGATGGGGAGCGCGCCACGGCGATTGGAATAGGAATACCCGGCCGTGTCGATGGCTGGACAGGAGAGATCATATCGGGTGGATTTCTGAATCTATCCGGCTGTGATCTCCAGTCTGAAATGTCAGCGACATCAGGTCGCCCGGTGACCGTTGCAAATGATTGCAGCATGGCCCTGATTGGCGAGGCCCGCGTGGGTGCTGCGCGGGGCATGAACAGTTCTGTCATGCTGACCATCGGAACCGGGATTGGCGGCGCCGTCATGGAAAATGGCCGGATCGTCAATGGCAGACGATGCGCTGGCCAATTGGGCCATCTTGTCGTCAATCTCCATGGCCAGCCATGTCCATGCGGCCAACGCGGCTGCATTGAAACAGAATCCTCAGGAACCGCCTTGCAACGTCATCTCCGCGAGGCAGGCTATGCACCTGAAACACGATTTGAAGCCATCCTGGCTTTTGCGGAATCAGGAGATAAGGTTGCATTGCAGGTGATGACAGCATGGGCCGCGCCCCTGAAGTCAGCCATCAACACGCTCTCCGCCGCCTTCGACCCGGACGTGGTTCTGCTGGGTGGAGGCATGGGCAGGGCAGCGTTAGCCGCCCTCAATTTTCTGCCTCGTAGCGAGACCTGGTATGAAGCGGATATCAGGGGAGCGCGCCTCGATGACGATGCCGGTGTCATCGGGTGCGGGCTGGCGGCCTTCGATCTCCTCAACGCCGATCATCCTGGCAAACCTGCCCATGGCAAGAGACTGGTCATGGTAAACGGCGTACCCGCCTCCGGCAAAAGCGCGATCTCCCATAAAATCGCCGGTGAAACCGGCTGGCAGGTGTTGAGCCTGGATAAGATCAAAAACCCTTTTCTGGAATTGATTGACGATGTCGACCGCCCCTTCAATCGCCTCCTGGGACGCGCGAGCTACAAGTCGATTTTCTCCATCATCCGCGATGCCGCTCCGGGAACCACCTTCATCGTCGATGCCTGGTTTGGATTTCAGCCAGCAGATGTTCTGAAAGAGCATATCGCGATGGCTGGCATCACGCAGATCGTTGAACTCTGGTGCCACGCCCCCGCAGAAACGATAGGCGAGCGCTATAGATCAAGGCTTGAAAACCGCCTTCCCGGACATCCCGGCGCATCCTATATCCCGGAACTTATCGAACTCGCGCAGCGTGCGGAACCCATCGGGCTTGCTCCGGTTCTGGATATCGACACGACACAACCAAAGGACGCCAAAGCCATCCTGGATTGGATGGTGAAGGCCTTTGAAAACTAA
- a CDS encoding aldehyde dehydrogenase family protein — protein MQQNIGQSAFQPQAYEGFSGQYIAGRWVEGTEGNTAIDRNPYDDTVVAEISQASLDDLNRAFGAAKAAQTEWARVLPSERAAVFLRAVSILDARKEEIISWIIRESGSTRIKAGIEWGAVRAGMLEAFTLPAAAQGHIIPVDKPGKEARVYKKPVGVVGVISPWNFPLHLSNRSVAPALALGNAVVLKPSNDTPVTGGLLLAKIYEEAGLPAGLLNVVVGSSSVIGDAFSRHPVPRVLTFTGSTPVGRHIAQVAGESSLLKRVGLELGGNAPLVVLDDADLEKAVGAALIGRFMHQGQICMSTNRIIVDASIYDNFVEAFTAAVKTIKFGNPNEPDTLIGPLCNDSQLRSVTASIARARDSGFRECVSGPIEGRVVAPHVFADVTNDSDFARNEIFGPVAPIIRAQDEAQALAFANDTEFGLSSAVFTRDEARGLAFAQQIEAGMSHINDITIHDYPHVMFGGEKNSGLGRFNGKWAVEEFTTDHFISVQR, from the coding sequence TTGCAACAGAATATTGGTCAGTCCGCATTCCAACCACAGGCCTATGAAGGATTTTCCGGGCAGTATATTGCCGGTCGCTGGGTGGAAGGCACCGAGGGAAACACCGCCATCGATCGTAATCCTTACGATGATACGGTTGTGGCGGAAATATCCCAGGCAAGCCTTGACGACCTTAATCGTGCCTTCGGTGCAGCCAAGGCTGCCCAAACCGAATGGGCGCGGGTATTGCCGAGCGAGCGTGCAGCGGTGTTTCTGAGAGCGGTCTCGATTCTTGACGCCCGCAAGGAAGAAATCATTAGCTGGATTATCCGTGAATCCGGCAGTACGCGCATCAAGGCTGGCATAGAATGGGGCGCGGTGCGCGCTGGCATGCTGGAAGCCTTCACCTTGCCCGCTGCCGCCCAGGGACATATCATTCCAGTCGACAAGCCAGGCAAGGAAGCCCGGGTCTACAAAAAGCCCGTCGGCGTCGTCGGCGTCATCAGCCCGTGGAATTTTCCGCTGCATCTGTCGAACCGCTCTGTAGCGCCGGCGCTTGCGCTTGGAAACGCCGTCGTTTTGAAACCGTCGAACGACACGCCGGTCACGGGCGGCCTTCTGTTGGCCAAGATCTATGAGGAAGCTGGCCTGCCAGCAGGCTTGCTCAATGTCGTGGTCGGTAGCTCGAGCGTCATCGGCGACGCTTTCTCGCGTCATCCGGTTCCTCGCGTCCTCACCTTTACCGGCTCCACACCCGTCGGACGCCATATCGCCCAGGTGGCGGGTGAATCCTCCCTGCTCAAGCGTGTAGGCCTTGAGCTAGGCGGGAATGCACCGTTGGTGGTTCTCGATGATGCCGATCTGGAGAAGGCTGTTGGAGCGGCCCTGATCGGTCGCTTCATGCATCAAGGCCAAATCTGCATGAGCACGAACCGCATCATCGTCGATGCCTCGATTTATGACAACTTCGTCGAGGCTTTTACTGCTGCGGTAAAGACAATCAAATTCGGAAACCCGAACGAGCCGGATACCTTGATCGGCCCGCTTTGCAACGACAGCCAGCTGCGCAGCGTGACCGCAAGCATTGCGCGGGCGCGCGACAGCGGCTTCCGCGAATGCGTATCCGGCCCCATTGAGGGACGGGTGGTGGCACCGCATGTGTTTGCCGATGTGACCAACGATTCCGACTTCGCCCGCAATGAGATCTTTGGCCCGGTCGCACCGATCATCCGCGCTCAAGATGAAGCACAGGCTTTGGCCTTCGCCAATGACACCGAATTTGGCCTTTCCAGCGCCGTCTTCACCCGTGACGAGGCCCGTGGATTGGCCTTTGCCCAGCAGATTGAAGCTGGAATGTCCCATATCAACGACATCACCATCCATGACTATCCGCATGTGATGTTTGGTGGAGAGAAAAACTCCGGTCTCGGACGCTTTAACGGCAAATGGGCCGTTGAGGAGTTCACCACGGATCATTTCATCTCGGTACAGCGATAA
- a CDS encoding phosphodiesterase: MKIIQITDTHLMPPGMVVNGVDPEKQLRAAVGDIVKKHADADLLVMTGDLCNYGDPEAYALLRDILAPIPFDIRLMLGNHDRRPEFQAAFPGQPSDRNGYVQSFLDTEFGRLLFLDSHEADVIGGMYGADRLAWLDATLESAGDLPVTVFIHHPPMDCGIRHFEKIGLHDDGALMRHLSAHSAGIRHIVFGHIHVPLAGTSAEGISYSSGQACAHRFITDLDAPDPLWTGGNPCYRIICLDDHGLRAYSAEVGEAILGQASICEGP, from the coding sequence ATGAAGATCATCCAGATCACCGATACCCATCTTATGCCGCCGGGCATGGTGGTGAACGGAGTCGATCCCGAAAAACAGCTGCGTGCGGCGGTGGGCGACATTGTTAAAAAACATGCCGATGCAGATCTTCTGGTGATGACCGGTGATCTGTGTAACTACGGCGACCCCGAAGCCTACGCGCTTCTACGCGATATTCTGGCGCCAATACCGTTCGACATCCGCCTGATGCTGGGCAACCATGATCGCAGGCCGGAATTCCAGGCTGCCTTTCCGGGGCAGCCATCCGATAGAAATGGTTATGTCCAGTCCTTTTTGGATACAGAATTCGGACGGCTGCTGTTCCTGGACAGTCACGAAGCGGACGTCATCGGCGGTATGTACGGTGCCGACCGCCTTGCATGGCTCGATGCTACCTTGGAAAGCGCTGGCGATTTGCCCGTCACGGTTTTCATCCATCATCCCCCGATGGACTGCGGTATCCGGCATTTCGAAAAGATCGGTCTGCATGACGATGGCGCGCTGATGCGCCACCTCAGCGCCCACAGCGCAGGGATCCGTCATATTGTGTTCGGCCATATTCACGTGCCGCTTGCCGGCACGAGCGCCGAAGGCATCAGCTACAGTTCCGGCCAGGCCTGCGCGCACCGCTTCATCACCGATCTCGATGCGCCCGACCCGCTCTGGACCGGCGGCAATCCCTGCTATCGGATCATCTGCCTCGATGATCACGGGCTGCGTGCCTATAGCGCCGAAGTAGGTGAGGCTATCCTCGGACAAGCATCCATTTGCGAAGGACCGTGA
- a CDS encoding ABC transporter substrate-binding protein → MKINRRTVVSGLALGLAAAGLSTPVLAADEVTLNVLYNLPGFTKFHQPLADAFMKNNPNVKINFLAPAPGYNEGQQQVLRAAVTGNLPDVYFSGFNLTAELVHTLAPRNQITDLAPFIAAEGGQAFLDKNYNPKMAALGQIDGKQYGLPVNASSPIIYINADLVKKAGGDPDNMPKTFPGLIALAKKIHALDPKISGMGYDINGWPDDWLWQALVLEQGGTLVNEKTKTVAFDNEIGLNALKMVREFVTEGGQILLDWDQSRQQFGAGLTGFIFSTPAHVQTIEGLVGDRFKLKTATFPLDNPEKGGVPTGGNSAVILTQDKAKQDAAWKYLKWITGPEAQNTIVRITGYLPTNKLATGADYLAPYYAEHPNVKTASLQADRSLPWAGYPGGDSVRVWRTQRDIIGTVMRGEVTPEVGLKQMVDQTNALLK, encoded by the coding sequence ATGAAAATCAACCGACGCACCGTGGTGAGCGGTCTGGCTTTGGGCCTGGCTGCTGCCGGGCTTTCCACGCCCGTGCTGGCTGCCGACGAAGTCACGCTCAACGTGCTTTACAATCTGCCGGGCTTCACGAAATTCCATCAGCCGCTGGCAGATGCGTTCATGAAGAACAATCCCAATGTAAAGATCAATTTTCTGGCGCCCGCTCCAGGCTATAACGAGGGTCAGCAGCAGGTCCTGCGCGCTGCCGTGACCGGCAATCTGCCCGATGTCTATTTTTCGGGCTTCAACCTGACCGCCGAACTCGTTCACACACTGGCGCCCCGCAACCAGATCACCGATCTGGCGCCCTTCATCGCGGCGGAAGGCGGCCAGGCCTTTCTCGACAAAAATTACAACCCGAAAATGGCGGCCCTCGGCCAGATCGATGGCAAGCAATACGGCCTGCCCGTCAATGCCTCCTCGCCAATCATCTATATCAATGCTGATCTGGTAAAGAAGGCTGGCGGCGATCCGGACAATATGCCGAAAACCTTTCCCGGACTGATCGCGCTGGCCAAGAAGATCCACGCGCTCGATCCGAAAATCTCCGGCATGGGCTATGACATCAATGGTTGGCCGGATGACTGGCTTTGGCAGGCATTGGTTCTCGAGCAGGGCGGCACATTGGTCAACGAAAAGACCAAGACTGTGGCCTTCGACAACGAGATTGGCCTTAACGCTCTGAAAATGGTTCGTGAGTTCGTCACCGAAGGCGGCCAGATCCTGCTCGACTGGGACCAGTCCCGTCAGCAATTTGGTGCCGGTCTCACTGGTTTCATCTTCTCGACACCGGCCCATGTTCAGACGATCGAGGGACTGGTGGGCGACCGTTTCAAGTTGAAGACGGCAACCTTCCCGCTGGACAACCCGGAAAAAGGTGGCGTACCGACGGGCGGCAACTCGGCTGTCATCCTAACGCAGGACAAGGCCAAGCAGGACGCCGCCTGGAAATATCTGAAATGGATCACCGGGCCTGAGGCACAGAACACCATCGTGCGGATCACCGGCTATCTGCCGACCAACAAGCTTGCCACCGGTGCCGACTATCTTGCGCCTTATTATGCCGAGCATCCGAATGTAAAGACCGCCTCGCTCCAGGCAGACCGGTCCTTGCCTTGGGCCGGTTACCCAGGCGGCGATTCCGTTCGCGTCTGGCGCACTCAGCGCGACATTATCGGCACGGTCATGCGCGGTGAAGTGACGCCAGAGGTTGGCCTGAAGCAGATGGTCGATCAGACCAACGCATTGTTGAAATAG